CCGGCGCCCGAGCCGCCGATGATCGCGGTCAGCGTTCCGGGCCGGGCCGTCATCGACACGTTGTCCAGCAACCGGTTGTTGTTGATCGAGAAGATGATGTCGCGAACCTCGAGGCCGCCGGTCCGGGTCGCGGCTTCGGTGCGGCGCACCAGGATTCCCCCGACAAACGCCAGGTCTACATTGCCGATGGTGACCACGTCGCCCTCGGACAGGATCGCCGATCCCACCCGGAGGCCGTTGACGAACGTCCCGTTGATGCTGTTCAGATCGCGGATCTCGGCGCCGGCCGGCCCGGGTGACAACTGTGCGTGGTGACGCGACGCCAGCACGTCGGCGACGACGATGTCGTTGTCCGCGGCCCGACCGATACGCGCGGACGCGACCGGCCCCGCCGTTGCGGTGCTCGGGACCCGCACGGTGCCGGCGTGGGCCTGGGACACCGTTTCGTCCTGGGCTGCCGGCGCGGGCGGCCGCACGTTGGGCTGCGCGGCCCGGGTCGGCGGCTGCAGATTGGGCTGCGCGGCCTGGGTCGGCGGCTGGGGGCCGGGCTGGCGTGCGCTCCGGTCCACATCGGGCGGGAGCGTGGGAATGACCGTGGTGCGGGTGACGTCCTGTGGGGTGATCACCGGCACCCGTTCCGTCGGCGGCAACACGCCCACGTCGCCGCGGTAATGCCCGACTTCGAAGGTGATGCGCGGCCCGTCGGGCTGACCCAGGTTGATGGCCTGGCCGTCGCGGATGTCCACGCCCGGCACCCGCTTGCCGTTGACGAAAATGCCGCTCTGCGAATTGTTGTCGATCGCCAGCCAGCGTCCCTGATCGAACCGCAGCAGCAGGTGCGCACGGGAGATCAGAGGGTGTGCGACCCGCAGGTCGGCGCGCAGGTCGCTGCCGACGACAACATCGGGGCCCGCCGCAAACTCGCGGTGCGAACGGTCGGATCGGACTGTCAGCACCGGTGAGGTTGTATTCATCCGGACAGATTAAGCGGCGGAAGCCCGAACTAACGGCGCTTCAGCCGGATCTTCCACCAGACAATGCTGCTGTAGATGATGCACAACAGCCCGAGCATGGCCATGTCGAACAACCAGGCGCTCGCGGTGTGGTTCCAGTGCTGGTCTTTCGGGTCGGTCGGACCGGGAGTGAGACGGTGGGTGTCGATGGTTGACGACGCCGCCGCGTAACCCCACCGGGCCGGGGTGGCCCACGAAAGTTGGTCCAGGCCGGTGCGATTGGTCACCCAGATCATCCCGCCGGAGAACACCAGCTGAGACATGATCGCGGTGACCAGCAGCGGCATGATCTGGTCCTGCGACTTGGCGATCGCCGACAACGCCATGCCGAGGATCGCCGACGCCACACAGGTGGCGGCGACGGTGACGAACAGCTCGAATCGCACGTCGCCCAGCAACACCGCACCGGAAAGCGGTTTGCCCCAGCCGATTACCGCGATCGTGGTCGCGATGAAGGCCTGCATGATCGCGAACGCGCAGAACACCACGATCTTGGCGGCCAGATAAGCCCCGGTGGACAGGCCGACGGCCTGCTCCCGCTTGAAGATGGGCCGTTCGCCGACGAGGTCGCGAATGGTCAGGGCGGTACCCATGAACACCGCGCCGACGTTGAGCATGACCAGGATCTGTCCCGGCTGGTTGGGCGCGCTGCTGAGCGGGTCGGCCATGCCGAACCCCGTCTTGCCGCGCACGGTCAGCGTCAGCACGCCGATCAGGAATGGCAGCAACGCCAGGAACACCGTGTAGCCCCGGTCGGACACCACCAGCCGGACCTGACGGCGCGCGATGGTGGAGAACTGCCGGAATCCGTTGTTGTGCACCGGCTCACCGAGGTCGGCCGCCGGACTGGTTTGCGACGGCCGCTCCGGTTCCCGGTTTCCTTCCCGGAAGCGGCGGTTCGCCTCGTCGGGGTCGGCGCCCACCTTGGTGAAGATGTCGGCCCAGTTGGTGGTGCCCATCGCCTCACCGATCTGGTCCGGCGTGCCCAGGAACGCGGTCTTCCCGCCGGGCGCCAGCAGCAGAATCTGGTCGCACACGTCCAGGTAGGACACCGAGTGGGTGACCACCAGCACCACGCGGCCGGCATCGGCCAGCTGGCGCAGCATCATCATCACCTGCCGGTCCAGCGCCGGGTCCAGCCCGGAGGTCGGCTCGTCGAGGATCAGCAGCGACGGTCCGGTGAGCAGTTCGAGAGCCACCGACGCACGCTTGCGCTGGCCGCCGGACAGCTTGTCCACCCTGGTCTCGGCGTGCTTGGTCAGCTCGAGCTCCTCGAGGACCTGCGCGACGACCTGGGCCCGGTCAGCCTTGCTGGTGTCCGGGGGCAGACGCAGCTCGGCGGCGTAGCCGAGCGCCTGGTTGACGGTCAGCTGCCGGTGCACCACGTCGTCCTGCGGGACCATGCCGACCCGGCTGCGCAGGGAGGCGTATTCGGAGTGAATGTCGTGGCCTTCGAAGGTCACGTTGCCGGTGGTGGGACTGGTGTAGCCGGCGATGAGGCGCGACAGCGTGGACTTGCCGGCGCCGGACCCGCCGATGATCGCCGTCAGCGTGCCCGGCCGGGCGGTCAGGGAGATGTGGTCGAGCAGCTGCTTGCCGCCCTCGACGGTGAAGGTCACCGAATTGACTTCCAGGCCACCGGTTCGCGACGCCACCGCGGTGCGGCGGACCAGGGTGCCGCCGGTGAACGTCAGGTCGACGTTGCCGATGGTGACCAGGTCGCCTTCGGTCAGGATCGCCGACCCGACCCGCACCCCGTTGACGAAGGTGCCGTTGACACTGCTGTTGTCACGAATCTCCGCGCCCAGCGGCGTCAGCGTGAGGAACGCGTGGTGCCGGGAGGCGAGCACGTCCTGAATGACGATGTCGTTGTCAGTCGAACGGCCGATGGTGACCGAACCGGCCGGCTTCTCATGGGTGCCGGTTCCCAGCAGGGCCTGGAACATCTTGGTGGCGATGTTGCCCTGCTCCGGCGGCTTGGCGCCGACGGGCGGGCCCGGGGCGCGCATCGGCTGGCGCATGGGTGCCTGCGGTGTCGGCGGAGCCTGCGGTATGTGTGACGACGACTGCGGGTGCGGTGGTGGTCCACTCGACGGGTAGCCGGGCGGGGACCACGGAGCCCCGCTGCTCGGATACATCGGTTGCCCTGGCGGCTGGCCCGGCGGCGGCGGTGGCGGACCTCCGGAACCTTGCCGTCCCGGTAGCGGTCCCACCCAGGTGGCCTGCCGACCGCTCGGCGGCGGGGGATGGCCCGGCCCGGGTGGCATGGGACCGGACGGGCCGGCCGGGCCCGACGGCTGCAGGACCGGCAGCGATTCGGTTTGCGGCGGGCGTCCGGCCGGGCCGCGGTGCCGCCCGACCTCGAAGATGAGCAGCGGCCCGTCCGGGTTGCCGATATTGACCGTCTGGCCGTCGCTGATGTCGACGACGGGTACCCGGCGACCGTTGGCGTAGGTGCCGTTGAGCGAGTTGTTGTCGATAGCCAGCCAGCGGCCCTGATCGAAGCGCAGCAACAAATGGGCGCGCGAGATCAACGGATGGGTTATGCGCATGTCGGCGCGCAGGTCGCGACCGACGACCACGTCGTGGCCCGCCGCGAACGTGCGCTCCGACCCGTCGTATCGAACGGTCAGCGCCGGCGGGGCGGGTGGAGGCATCGCACCAACTTTAGCTCCTAAGTAACGGGTGCAGATGCCGCGGCAACCGGTGCGGCCGGGGTCGCGGGATGGTCCCGCTGCCGTGGCCGGCTCGCCCTGTTCCGTTGGCGCTGTGCACTTTGCACAATTCGTCGTCCATTTATCGGGCAATCCGCCCTTGTGTGGGCCGCAACCCGTTGCCCGTCCTGCGCAAATTGGCGGTATCCAAAATGAATTGTGGACAGCTCTGCCAAAGTGTCCGCATCCACGGACAAGTGGTGAGACCATGTGAGCGAAAGGTGAGGAAGGCCAACCAATTGAATTTCCAGTTATTGCCGCCGGAGATCAATTCGATTTTGATGCGGGCGGGCGCGGGCTCGGAGCCGTTGTTGGCGGCGGCCACGGCCTGGGACGGTCTGGCGGCCGAGTTGGGTACGGCGGCGACTTCCTTCGGGTCGGTCACCGCCGGGTTGGTCAGCGGCTCGTGGCAGGGTCCGGCGTCGGCGGCGATGGCGGCCGCCGCCGCCCCGTATGCCGGGTGGCTGACCGAGGTGGCCGCGCAGGCTTCCGTCGTGGCCGGTCAGGCACGGGCGGCCGCGGCGGTGTACGAGTCGGCGCTGGCGGCGCTGGTGGATCCGCTGACCATCGCCGTCAACAGGATTCAGCGCACGTCGCTGGCCATGACGAACATTTTCGGGCAGAACACGCCGGCGATCGCGGCCGCCGAGGCCGCCTACGAGCTGATGTGGGCTCAAGACGTCGCGACCATGGTCGGCTACCACGCCGGTGCCGCCGCAGTGGCCTCAGGTCTGCCCGCGTTCGCCGATCTGGTGGGCGGCGCCAACGCATTCGTCAACGCCGTACTGACCGACCCGTCGAAGGTGCTCAGCCTCAACGCCGGCCTGGCGCATGTCGGCAACTACAACATCGGACTGGGCAACGTCGGTGCGTTCAATCTCGGCGCGGGCAACGCCGGTGTGCAGAATCTCGGTTTCGCGAACGTCGGTGACGGGAATTTCGGTCTCGGTAATATCGGAACGGCGAATTGGGGATTCGGTAATTCCGGATTGACGACGGGCACGGCCGGCCTCGGCAATATCGGATTCGGCAATGCCGGCGGCAGCAATATCGGTCTTGCGAATATGGGCTTGAGCAATATCGGCTTCGGCAACACCGGAAACAATAATATCGGCATCGGTCTGACCGGCGACAATCTCACCGGATTCGGCGCGCTGAACTCCGGTTTAAATTCAGGCCAGGGCAACATCGGGTTGTTCAACTCCGGCACCAACAATGTCGGGTTCTTCAACAGCGGGACCGGAAACTTCGGGTTGTTCAACTCGGGCAGCCACAACGCCGGTGTCGGAAACAGCGGCACGGCCAGTACCGGCCTGTTCAATACCGGCAATTTCAACACGGGTCTGGCCAACGTCGGTCACTACAACACCGGCAGCTTCAATGTCGGCGACACCAACACCGGAGACTTCAACCCCGGCAGCCTCAACACCGGGTGGTTCAACACCGGCAATATCAATACGGGAATAGCGAACGGCGGCAACGTCAACACCGGCGCCTTCATCACCGGCAACTTCAGCAATGGCATGTTGTGGCGGGGCGACTTCCAGGGACTCTTCGGCTTTGCCGCCGGATCGTCGCTTCCGGCCATTCCGGTCGGCATCGGCATCAACGGCGGCGTCGGCCCGATCACGCTGTTGCCGATCCCGATCATCCCCGCCATCCCACTGAACATCCACTACACCTTCAACATCCCGCCCCTGGCAGTTCCCGACATCACGATTCCGGCATTCTCGTTGGGCACCGGCATACCGATCAGCATCGGCCCGCTGACCGTTTCTTCGATCCCGCTGGTGGCCAAACAGCTATTTCCGTCCATCGACTTCACCGCCGGCCCGTTCAACGCGCTGGGAATCGTGACGATCCCGGCGACCACCGCGACGGACGGTTCGGTCACCGGACCGATCCACATCGACACCCGAATTCCCGCGCTGAACTTCAACGTCAACTGGAATACGCCGGAAATCAGGCTTTTCCCGAACGCCATCAGCATTCCGGACAACCCGCTGGCGCTGCTCGCCAATCTGTCGCTGGGTACCCCGGGCTTCACGATCCCGGGCTTCAGCATTCCCGCCCACCCGATTCCATTCACGATCGACATCGACGGGCACATCGACGGTTTCAGCACCCCGGCGATCTCGATCGACCGTATTCCGCTGTACGTGGGTGCCGGGATCAGGATCGGTCCCATACCGATTCAGGGCGTCAACATCCCGGCAATGCCGGGCTTCGGGAACACCACGACCGCGCCGTCGTCGGGCTTCTTCAACAGCGGCGCGGGCGGAGTTTCGGGTTTCGGCAACTTCGGGACCGGCGTATCGGGTTGGTGGAACCAGGCCTCCAGTGCCCTGACCGGGACAAGCTCGGGTCTGCTGAACGCCGCGACGCTCGGTTCGGGTGTGTTGAACGCCGGGTCGGGGGTGTCGGGGTTGTACAACACCGCGGCGTTGGGGGTGCCGGCGTTGGTGTCGGGGGTGGGCAATGTGGGTCATCACGTGGCGGGGTTGATCACCGCCGGGGACGGGGTGAGCCGGTCGTTGATCGCCAACCTGGGTCTGGCCGATGTGGGCAATTTCAACGTCGGGTTGGGCAATGTGGGCGACTACAACCTCGGGGCGGGCAATGCCGGGTTGCAGAACCTGGGGTTGGGCAATGTCGGGGACCTCAATGTGGGGTTGGCCAATATCGGCAACGGCAACGTCGGGTTCGGCAACGGCGGGTTGGTGGCGGGTCTGGCCGGGGTGGGCAACGTCGGGTTCGGCAACGCCGGTAGTCACAACATCGGGTTGGCCAATGTGGGGGTGGGCAACCTGGGGTTGGCCAATACCGGGGACAACAACATCGGGATCGGGCTCAGCGGCAACAATCTGACCGGGATCGGGGCGCTGAATTCGGGTAGCGGCAATCTGGGGTTGTTCAATTCCGGGACGGGCAATGTCGGGTTCTTCAACACCGGCACCGGCAACTTCGGGTTGTTCAACTCGGGTAGTTACAACACCGGGATCGGCAACTCCGGGATCGCCAGTACCGGTTTGTTCAATGCGGGGAATTTCAATACCGGGTTGGGCAATGCCGGGCATTACAACTCGGGCAGCTTCAACGTCGGCCACACCAACACCGGTGATTTCAACCCGGGCAGCCTCAACAGTGGCTGGTTCAACACCGGGCATGCCAGCACCGGTGTCGCCAACTCCGGCAGCACCGACACCGGCGCCTTCATGACCGGCAACTACAGCAACGGCATCCTGTGGCGCGGCAACTATGAAGGCCTGTTCGGCGCCTACTTCGCGCCCACCATTTCCCGGTTCCCGATCACGCTGCACGCCGCCGGCCTGGTCGGGCCGATCCACGTCGCACCCATCCCGGTCCCGGCGGTCCACTTCGCAGTCACCAACGCGGCGGTCGGGCTGGGTCCCATCGACATCGCGCCCATCACGATCCCCGCGATCCCGATCGACGCCCTTGGTTCGGTGGACCTGGCGGCCAACACCATCGCGCCGATCAGGGTGCTCGATCAACTCAGCGGCTCCGTACGGGCGGCCATCGGAGCATTCAACTTCAACAACCCCGTCGTGAAGCTCGACCAGTTGGGCAACCCGAACGGCATCTTCTTCTCGGACCTCTCGCTCGGTGCCGTGAAGATCAGCGGCCCCGTCCCCGGCAGTCCGATCCCGGCGAGCATCACTTTCGCCAGCAACGCGGTGACCCTGTTCCCGAACGGCTTCGCCATCCCGGGCCAGACCGTCGTGACCGCCGCGGTGTCCGGCGGCAACGACGCGATCACCTTCTTCCCGAACGGGTTCAGCATTCCGAAGGCGTCTGCCGGGGTCGCGAATCTGATCGGCGGCATCGACGCCTTCACCCTGCTGCCCAACGGCTTCTCGCTGAACATCCCGGCAGTGGTCGACGGCGTGGGCTACGTCGGCGACATCCCGATCCCGATCATCAACGTGCCCGCGGTGCCCGGCTTCGGCAACTCGACCGGCACGCCGTCGTCCGGCTTCTTCAACTCCGGCGCGGGTGGCGGATCCGGTTGGGGCAACTCCGGTGCCGGCATGTCCGGCCTGTGGAACCAGGCGTCGAACGCGCTGACGGGTACGACCTCCGGGCTGGCCAACTACGGCGGGCTGAGTTCGGGACTGCTGAACGTAGGAACCGGCGTGTCCGGCTTCTACAACACCGCCACGACCGCAGCGCCCGCGCTGGTCTCCGGTCTCGGCAACGTCGGGCATCACCTGTCCGGGCTGTTCGCCGCGGGCACCACCCTCAACTCCGGCAGCAGCATCGCCAACATCGGCTGGGCCGACCTGGGTGTCGGCAACCTCGGGCTCGGCAACGTCGGCGACGCGAATCTGGGCGCCGCCAACATCGGCGCGCACAACCTGGGATTCGGCAACATCGGCGACGGCAACTTCGGATTCGGCAACATCGGCGCAGCCAACTACGGGTTCGGCAACTCCGGACTGTCGGTGAGTCTGCCCGGCATCGGCAACGTCGGCTTCGGCAACGCCGGCAGCAACAACATCGGCCTGGCGAACGTGGGCCTGAGCAACATCGGCTTCGCCAACTCCGGCAACAACAACATCGGCATCGGACTGGTCGGTGACAACCTTACCGGGATCGGTGGCCTGAATTCCGGGTCCGGCAACATCGGGCTGTTCAACTCCGGCACCGGCAACGTCGGATTCTTCAACACCGGCACCGGGAACTTCGGGCTGTTCAACTCCGGCAGCTACAACACCGGGATCGGCAACTCAGGGATCGCCAGCACGGGCCTTTTTAATGCCGGCAACTTCAACACCGGCCTGGCCAACAGCGGTCATTACAACTCGGGCAGCTTCAACGCCGGCAACACCAACACCGGCGACTTCAACCCCGGCAACCTCAACACCGGCTGGCTCAACGCCGGTCACTCCAACACCGGGCTGCTGAACTCCGGCACCCTCAACACCGGTCTCGTCAACACCGGATACGGCAACAACGGCCTCTTCTGGCGTGGCACCAACGCCGGACAGATCAGCCTCTACTACGGCATCACCATCCCGGAATTCCCGATTGACATCGTCACCACGGGCGCCGTCGGCCCGATCGTCATCCCCGACGTCAACATCCTGCCCCCGCTGCACATCGCCCTGACCGGCGGCGCGAACTACGGCTTCACGTTGCCGGACATCCCGATCCCCGCGATCCACATCGGCTTCGGTGGCGGCGCCGACGTCAGCTTCAACGCCCCGGCGACCACGCTGCTGTCCGCCATCAACATCAACGGCAACTTCACCGGCGGCCCGCTGACCGCCTCGGACATCACCGTAAATCCGTTCAAGATCAACGTGGCAATTCCCGAGATCTTGCAGAAGGATCCGTTCAACCTCCCGCCGTCGCTCGGCATCGAACTCGAGGCCCCGCTGATCCTCGACTTCATCACCCTGGCCGGCCTGTCGCTGCCCATCCAGCAGGCCATCGATCCCATTACGCTGCAAGCGATTTCGTTCACTCAATCGATACCGATCGACATCCCGCCCATCGACATCGCGGCGCAGGTGGTCAAGGGCATCTCGATGAGCCAGACGCTGCCGCTCAACTACACCCTGGACACGCCGGCCGTTTCCCTGACCGGGATGACGATCCCCGCGATCCCGCTCAACTACGACATCCCGCTGACCGCCGGACCGTTCACCCTCTCGATCATCGACATCAAACCGGTGCCCGGCTTCGGAAACTCGAGCGTCGCGCCGTCCTCGGGATTCTTCAACTCCGGCGCCGGCGGCGGATCGGGCTTCTTCAACGCCGGCCCGGCCCTGTCCGGACTGCTCAACCAGGCCGCCAAGGAATCCATGCTGGGCACGCTGTCCGGCCTGGGCAACACCGGCGGCCTGTCCTCGGGGCTGCTGAACTCCGGCACCGCGATCTCCGGGTTCTTCAACGTGACCGGAATCGACTTCAACACACCGGCATTCGTCTCGGGCTTCAGCAACCTCGGCGACCACGTATCCGGACTGTCCTACAAGGGCCTGCTGGCGATGCTGACCTACCCCAGCGGACCCAGCGCCATCTCCCAATTCTTCGACAACGTCGCCGCCGAACTGCAACACCTGGACATCCGCAACGCGCTCAACCTGGGCAACGTCGGCGGCATCAACCTCGGGTTCGGCAACCTCGGCGACTTCAACCTGGGCGGCGGCAACTCCGGGGACGGCAACGTCGGCGGCGGCAACTCCGGCGCCCAGAACTTCGGCTTCGGCAACATCGGCGCCGGCAACGTCGGGTTCGGCAACCTCGGCGACGGCAACTTCGGGTTCGGCAACTCGGGCCTGGCGGCGGGACTGGCGGGCCTGGGCAACAACGGATTCGGTAACGCCGGCAGCTTCAACGCCGGCTTCGCGAACCACGGGACCGGCAACATCGGGATCGCCAACACCGGCAGCAACAACATCGGCATCGGCCTGACCGGCGACAACCTGACCGGCATCGGCGCCCTCAACACCGGGGCCGGCAACATCGGCCTGTTCAACTCCGGCACCGGCAACGTCGGCTTCTTCAACACCGGCACCGGCAACTTCGGGTTGTTCAACTCCGGCAGCTACAACACCGGCGTCGGCAACTCAGGGACGGGTTCCACCGGCCTGTTTAACGCCGGCAATTTCAACACCGGACTGGCCAATGCCGGCCACTACAACACCGGCAGTTTCAACGTCGGCGACGCCAACACCGGCGACTTCAACTCGGGCAACGTCAACACCGGCTGGTTCAACGTCGGCAACACCAACACCGGCCTGTTCAACACCGGCAATGTCAATACCGGCGCCTTCAACTCCGGCAACTTCAACAACGGGGTGCTGTGGACGGGTGACTGGCACGGCACCTACGGCTTCCAGTACAGACTCGACATCCCCGGCAGCACCATTTTCGACTTCGACCGGACCTTCGACTTCGGGCCCATCAAGATCTCCGACCCGATCCACATCGCCGGAATGTCGCTGTTCGATTTCCACCAGATATTCAACGTCGGGCCCTACGTCATCCCGCAAATCGATGTTCCTGCATTCGAACTCGACATCCATCGGGTGATCGAGATCCCGCCGATCGTCTTCCTGCAAGGCATGACGCTCGGCGGCCAGACCTACACCACGTCGTTCAACAACCCCGCCCCGCTCGCCTCCGAGTTCACGCTGCCGATCATCAAGGTGCGGATCCCGCTGATCAGCAACTTCGTCTGGACGATCGGCCAGCCCAACGGGATGGGATTCATGGGCCACAACGACTGGGCCCAGGAACCCGTCAAGGGCATCACGTTGTTCACCGGCTCCGGCTTCGCGTCCTCCGGCTACAACTCGCTGAGCATCCCGGTCATCAACATCCCGACGATCAGCACCGAAGCGATTCCGCTGAACATCGACATCAGCGGCGGGCTGCCCGCCTTCACCTTGTTCCCGGGCGGGCTCAACATTCCGCAGAACGCCATCCCGTTCAACATCGACGCCACCGGAATTCTGGATCCGATCACCATTTTCCCGAACGGCCTCCAGATCAATTCGCTGCCGCTGC
This genomic stretch from Mycobacterium paragordonae harbors:
- a CDS encoding ATP-binding cassette domain-containing protein, which encodes MPPPAPPALTVRYDGSERTFAAGHDVVVGRDLRADMRITHPLISRAHLLLRFDQGRWLAIDNNSLNGTYANGRRVPVVDISDGQTVNIGNPDGPLLIFEVGRHRGPAGRPPQTESLPVLQPSGPAGPSGPMPPGPGHPPPPSGRQATWVGPLPGRQGSGGPPPPPPGQPPGQPMYPSSGAPWSPPGYPSSGPPPHPQSSSHIPQAPPTPQAPMRQPMRAPGPPVGAKPPEQGNIATKMFQALLGTGTHEKPAGSVTIGRSTDNDIVIQDVLASRHHAFLTLTPLGAEIRDNSSVNGTFVNGVRVGSAILTEGDLVTIGNVDLTFTGGTLVRRTAVASRTGGLEVNSVTFTVEGGKQLLDHISLTARPGTLTAIIGGSGAGKSTLSRLIAGYTSPTTGNVTFEGHDIHSEYASLRSRVGMVPQDDVVHRQLTVNQALGYAAELRLPPDTSKADRAQVVAQVLEELELTKHAETRVDKLSGGQRKRASVALELLTGPSLLILDEPTSGLDPALDRQVMMMLRQLADAGRVVLVVTHSVSYLDVCDQILLLAPGGKTAFLGTPDQIGEAMGTTNWADIFTKVGADPDEANRRFREGNREPERPSQTSPAADLGEPVHNNGFRQFSTIARRQVRLVVSDRGYTVFLALLPFLIGVLTLTVRGKTGFGMADPLSSAPNQPGQILVMLNVGAVFMGTALTIRDLVGERPIFKREQAVGLSTGAYLAAKIVVFCAFAIMQAFIATTIAVIGWGKPLSGAVLLGDVRFELFVTVAATCVASAILGMALSAIAKSQDQIMPLLVTAIMSQLVFSGGMIWVTNRTGLDQLSWATPARWGYAAASSTIDTHRLTPGPTDPKDQHWNHTASAWLFDMAMLGLLCIIYSSIVWWKIRLKRR
- a CDS encoding PPE family protein; this translates as MNFQLLPPEINSILMRAGAGSEPLLAAATAWDGLAAELGTAATSFGSVTAGLVSGSWQGPASAAMAAAAAPYAGWLTEVAAQASVVAGQARAAAAVYESALAALVDPLTIAVNRIQRTSLAMTNIFGQNTPAIAAAEAAYELMWAQDVATMVGYHAGAAAVASGLPAFADLVGGANAFVNAVLTDPSKVLSLNAGLAHVGNYNIGLGNVGAFNLGAGNAGVQNLGFANVGDGNFGLGNIGTANWGFGNSGLTTGTAGLGNIGFGNAGGSNIGLANMGLSNIGFGNTGNNNIGIGLTGDNLTGFGALNSGLNSGQGNIGLFNSGTNNVGFFNSGTGNFGLFNSGSHNAGVGNSGTASTGLFNTGNFNTGLANVGHYNTGSFNVGDTNTGDFNPGSLNTGWFNTGNINTGIANGGNVNTGAFITGNFSNGMLWRGDFQGLFGFAAGSSLPAIPVGIGINGGVGPITLLPIPIIPAIPLNIHYTFNIPPLAVPDITIPAFSLGTGIPISIGPLTVSSIPLVAKQLFPSIDFTAGPFNALGIVTIPATTATDGSVTGPIHIDTRIPALNFNVNWNTPEIRLFPNAISIPDNPLALLANLSLGTPGFTIPGFSIPAHPIPFTIDIDGHIDGFSTPAISIDRIPLYVGAGIRIGPIPIQGVNIPAMPGFGNTTTAPSSGFFNSGAGGVSGFGNFGTGVSGWWNQASSALTGTSSGLLNAATLGSGVLNAGSGVSGLYNTAALGVPALVSGVGNVGHHVAGLITAGDGVSRSLIANLGLADVGNFNVGLGNVGDYNLGAGNAGLQNLGLGNVGDLNVGLANIGNGNVGFGNGGLVAGLAGVGNVGFGNAGSHNIGLANVGVGNLGLANTGDNNIGIGLSGNNLTGIGALNSGSGNLGLFNSGTGNVGFFNTGTGNFGLFNSGSYNTGIGNSGIASTGLFNAGNFNTGLGNAGHYNSGSFNVGHTNTGDFNPGSLNSGWFNTGHASTGVANSGSTDTGAFMTGNYSNGILWRGNYEGLFGAYFAPTISRFPITLHAAGLVGPIHVAPIPVPAVHFAVTNAAVGLGPIDIAPITIPAIPIDALGSVDLAANTIAPIRVLDQLSGSVRAAIGAFNFNNPVVKLDQLGNPNGIFFSDLSLGAVKISGPVPGSPIPASITFASNAVTLFPNGFAIPGQTVVTAAVSGGNDAITFFPNGFSIPKASAGVANLIGGIDAFTLLPNGFSLNIPAVVDGVGYVGDIPIPIINVPAVPGFGNSTGTPSSGFFNSGAGGGSGWGNSGAGMSGLWNQASNALTGTTSGLANYGGLSSGLLNVGTGVSGFYNTATTAAPALVSGLGNVGHHLSGLFAAGTTLNSGSSIANIGWADLGVGNLGLGNVGDANLGAANIGAHNLGFGNIGDGNFGFGNIGAANYGFGNSGLSVSLPGIGNVGFGNAGSNNIGLANVGLSNIGFANSGNNNIGIGLVGDNLTGIGGLNSGSGNIGLFNSGTGNVGFFNTGTGNFGLFNSGSYNTGIGNSGIASTGLFNAGNFNTGLANSGHYNSGSFNAGNTNTGDFNPGNLNTGWLNAGHSNTGLLNSGTLNTGLVNTGYGNNGLFWRGTNAGQISLYYGITIPEFPIDIVTTGAVGPIVIPDVNILPPLHIALTGGANYGFTLPDIPIPAIHIGFGGGADVSFNAPATTLLSAININGNFTGGPLTASDITVNPFKINVAIPEILQKDPFNLPPSLGIELEAPLILDFITLAGLSLPIQQAIDPITLQAISFTQSIPIDIPPIDIAAQVVKGISMSQTLPLNYTLDTPAVSLTGMTIPAIPLNYDIPLTAGPFTLSIIDIKPVPGFGNSSVAPSSGFFNSGAGGGSGFFNAGPALSGLLNQAAKESMLGTLSGLGNTGGLSSGLLNSGTAISGFFNVTGIDFNTPAFVSGFSNLGDHVSGLSYKGLLAMLTYPSGPSAISQFFDNVAAELQHLDIRNALNLGNVGGINLGFGNLGDFNLGGGNSGDGNVGGGNSGAQNFGFGNIGAGNVGFGNLGDGNFGFGNSGLAAGLAGLGNNGFGNAGSFNAGFANHGTGNIGIANTGSNNIGIGLTGDNLTGIGALNTGAGNIGLFNSGTGNVGFFNTGTGNFGLFNSGSYNTGVGNSGTGSTGLFNAGNFNTGLANAGHYNTGSFNVGDANTGDFNSGNVNTGWFNVGNTNTGLFNTGNVNTGAFNSGNFNNGVLWTGDWHGTYGFQYRLDIPGSTIFDFDRTFDFGPIKISDPIHIAGMSLFDFHQIFNVGPYVIPQIDVPAFELDIHRVIEIPPIVFLQGMTLGGQTYTTSFNNPAPLASEFTLPIIKVRIPLISNFVWTIGQPNGMGFMGHNDWAQEPVKGITLFTGSGFASSGYNSLSIPVINIPTISTEAIPLNIDISGGLPAFTLFPGGLNIPQNAIPFNIDATGILDPITIFPNGLQINSLPLHAALNITMPQSSTVLIDIPRTAGFGNTSATPSSGFFNSGAGGVSGFGNFGAGVSGWWNQASSALAGSASGYLNAGSLHSGLLNFGSAVSGLFNTSSLPLGTPATLSGIGNVGHHLAGLFTAGTMGDQSPIVDLGLADLGSHNIGLGNIGALNLGAANAGLRNLGFGNLGDGNIGLGNVGISNIGFGNAGLSAGLAGIGNVGFANAGSGNFGLANAGLSNIGFANSGSNNIGIGLVGDNLTGIGGLNSGSGNIGLFNSGTNNIGFFNTGTGNFGLFNSGSYNTGIGNSGIASTGLFNAGNFNTGLANPGNYNTGSFNAGHTNSGDFNPGNLNTGWLNSGNSNTGFLNTGNVGTGALMSGSYSNGLLWRGEYQGLFGFHYDYPLPKIALLDIHGAGEFGPVVIPPIPIPATHLQLGGNVAMGSFTIPQIDIPALNPDILGSIGFGPIRVPSVHIPGIDAINMVMHTDPVRGPNTATSPFLIWTPGDTGAVIYLGPTYYSIGGSGGNPFNTGNLTATGGMAGAANTFIKIVTEGFDTPELNIGRIPAGFHVPGFVDPITVFPGGVTFPAANLINLAVNAGNLGVDIPAITFPQIVGNVDGTVYVISSNIPFVNVPAMPGFGNTTTLPSSGFFNSGAGGGSGWGNFGAGMSGWWNQAHDALLGTGSGYFNAGTLNSGLLNFGSGVSGLYNTAALGVPALVSGVGNVGHHVAGLITAGDGVSRSLIANLGLADVGNFNVGLGNVGDYNLGAGNAGLQNLGLGNVGDLNVGLANIGNGNVGFGNGGLVAGLAGVGNFGFGNAGSHNLGLANVGVGNLGLANTGDNNIGIGLSGNNLTGIGALNSGSGNLGLFNSGTGNVGFFNTGTGNFGLFNSGSYNTGIGNSGIASTGLFNAGNFNTGLGNAGHYNSGSFNVGHTNTGDFNPGSLNSGWFNTGHASTGVANSGSTDTGAFMTGNYSNGILWRGNFQGLAGVALGYTVPQFAAVGGDLLGGVGPITVLPPIQIPSIPLYINTAGGIGPISIPSIPVPSIHLGVNPTVDVGPVSVGPFTISTPNFTVNYNTAPSTAVSGGSSDLYVVASYGLVIPGPIKISGSPGGVSVTTPGFNVNPISILAGTATFPGFTIPLEPIHIGLPLSLTIPGSGIPGGGIPSLPLNFGLSFATPAFGLPTAVIDRIPLDLHVASTVGPIEIPIIGFGGTPGFWNTTLLPSSGFFNVGGGGGSGFWNSGSAMSGFLNAISDPLLGSTSGMLNFGTQLSGLLNRGAGMSGVFNTSTLDLITQAFNSGWMNVGQRLSGLIYTGIGP